From Scleropages formosus chromosome 9, fSclFor1.1, whole genome shotgun sequence, one genomic window encodes:
- the fip1l1a gene encoding pre-mRNA 3'-end-processing factor FIP1 isoform X5, translated as MSAEEAERTTTDVSAGDDEEEWLYGDENESKQEGEEMEASVTASALAPPPEEEEAAGNGVASQQPAAEEEDSNSDSDDDDDDDVRVTIGDIKTGAPQYGAYGAAPVNLNIKTSGRPYVPAGTKPKGIDLDAPGSINGIPVLEVDMESFEEKPWRKPGADLSDYFNYGFNEDTWKAYCEKQKRLRMGLDVMTLASATSKIMVQQGRTGNSERESALSTPKVDFASPGSVYKAAAPTTRISPPQWPGGPMQDSSSSSFYTKNSGTIDVIGGQTATISRVEGRRRHNVDGNNIQVISEHPSSDAEPTPAKMPPFFPPGPIPPNIPPPPFLPPPPNVSSAPPLIPPPRIPITVPPPGFPPPPGPPPPSLIPTLDSAHSGGYDSRQVPTYTFSAGGFPPLASAVSTWPGVVDSAKQWDYYSRRDKERERDKERDRPRERVHERERDRDRERERDREREHSPSTPAYNSDEERYRYREYSERGYERHRDRSSREKEERHRERRHRDKEEGRHKSSRSSSRRRHDSEEGDAHRRHKHKKSKRSKEGKEASEENSAEQENQDGGAAE; from the exons ATGTCAGCAGAAGAGGCGGAGAGGACTACTACCGATGTGAGCGCCGGGGACGATGAGGAGGAGTGGCTCTATGGAG ATGAAAATGAGAGCAagcaggagggagaggagatggAGGCATCTGTTACTGCCAG TGCCTTGGCTCCACCccctgaggaagaggaggctgcTGGGAACGGTGTGGCCAGTCAG CAGCCTGCtgcagaagaggaggacagCAATAGCGACagtgatgatgacgatgatgacgatGTCCGTGTTACCATTGGCGATATAAAGACTGGGGCCCCGCAGTATGG GGCATACGGAGCAGCGCCTGTGAACCTTAACATAAAGACCAGCGGGCGACCGTACGTGCCAG CTGGCACCAAGCCAAAGGGCATAGACCTGGATGCCCCTGGCAGCATCAATGGCATCCCTGTACTTGAAGTGGACATGGAGTCCTTCGAGGAGAAGCCCTGGAGGAAGCCGG GAGCTGACCTTTCGGACTATTTCAACTACGGCTTCAACGAGGACACCTGGAAGGCCTACTGTGAGAAGCAGAAGAGGCTGCGCATGGGGCTGGACGTCATGACGCTGGCATCAGCCACAAGTAAAATCATG GTGCAGCAGGGCCGCACGGGCAACAGCGAGAGGGAGTCTGCTCTGAGCACCCCCAAGGTGGATTTTGCCTCCCCCGGCAGTGTGTACAAGGCAGCAGCGCCCACCACCAG GATCTCCCCTCCCCAGTGGCCTGGTGGCCCCATGCaggactcctcctcctcctccttctacAC GAAGAACTCTGGCACCATTGATGTCATTGGAGGACAGACAGCTACCATCAGTCGCGTAGAGGGACGCCGCCGCCACAATGTGGATGGCAACAACATccag GTGATCTCGGAACACCCGTCCTCTGACGCTGAGCCCACGCCTGCCAAGATGCCCCCCTTCTTCCCCCCTGGGCCTATCCCTCCCAACATCCCCCCGCCTCCCTTCTTGCCTCCACCTCCCAATGTGAGCTCCGCTCCTCCGCTTATTCCCCCACCAA GGATACCCATCACCGTCCCGCCACCCG gtttccctccccctcctggcCCACCGCCTCCTTCTCTGATCCCCACCTTGGACAG CGCACACTCGGGAGGTTACGACAGCCGCCAGGTGCCCACATACACCTTCTCCGCAG GAGGATTCCCGCCCCTAGCGAGTGCCGTGTCCACGTGGCCCGGTGTCGTGGACAGCGCCAAGCAGTGGGACTACTATTCGCGGCGCGACAAAGAGCGTGAGCGCGACAAAGAGCGCGACAGGCCCCGTGAGAGAGTTCACGAGCGCGAACGGGACCGAGATCGGGAGCGTGAGCGGGACCGGGAGCGTGAGCACAGCCCCTCAACGCCCGCCTACAACAG cGATGAGGAGCGCTACCGATACCGTGAGTACAGTGAGCGTGGTTACGAGCGCCACAGAGACCGGTCCAGTCGGGAGAAGGAGGAGCGGCATCGAGAGAGACGCCACCGCGACAAAGAGGAAGGGCGACACAAGTCTTCGCGCAG cagcagcaggaggcgaCATGACAGCGAGGAGGGCGACGCCCATCGGCGCCACAAGCACAAGAAGTCCAAGAGGAGCAAGGAGGGCAAGGAGGCCAGCGAGGAGAACTCGGCCGAGCAGGAGAACCAGGACGGCGGCGCTGCGGAGTGA